From a region of the Paenibacillus sp. FSL R10-2734 genome:
- a CDS encoding HAMP domain-containing sensor histidine kinase produces MNIKRRLTLKFVLQLAITGMVVLAISALTLTWILLRFLDISLTRDFASVGLEQLIESSKVDENGFQFSPSLLEQVKKNKGWLQSLNEDGQVESAYNTPKDVPKQYGPGELVAYWTGDQPFPYHLALWIQEKHGKEFTLVYGAPNVLDPLLKKVSEGSFLAVKGEPLLPDDLEKEIKTAQAFVQLIDSSGKEIFSYNRPKVIPNQYSVQELALRSMYSDRYGYHVLSSFDKETRRTWIVGEPNIKGTDPGKTVRVPEEVKVVIIGSFAMLVALLIAFVLLSLWQAHRFGAPMLHMLVWLDSIGNAIYTEPKDRKGLRRSRTPVGKWRRRYRVFADVMVSIEKLSATLKRDQAMREETENLREEWIAGVTHDLKTPLSSITGYAHLLAEPSYDWSKEEIRKFTTTMLDKSAHMDMLISDLAMTYRLKSGIKPPETMEVELNAWLQQALEQAAANPEYGKQRIVFQPAQSEVRAQLYTPWLERVVNNLTANALLHNPPDTILTVSLIPNDKDSGFTIQFADDGNGMDEETMNRLFERYYRGTDTVTTSNGSGLGMAISKGLIECMGGRITVESHPGERTVIKLIWS; encoded by the coding sequence ATGAATATCAAGCGCAGGCTAACGTTAAAGTTTGTACTACAGCTCGCAATTACAGGTATGGTAGTTCTCGCTATTTCAGCTCTAACGCTAACATGGATACTGCTGCGGTTTCTTGATATTAGTCTCACACGTGATTTTGCTAGTGTTGGCCTTGAACAATTGATAGAATCTTCTAAGGTTGATGAGAACGGCTTTCAATTTTCCCCAAGCTTACTGGAACAAGTGAAGAAAAATAAAGGCTGGCTACAAAGTCTTAATGAAGATGGACAAGTTGAAAGTGCCTATAATACACCTAAAGATGTACCCAAACAATATGGTCCTGGCGAATTAGTTGCCTATTGGACGGGGGATCAGCCGTTTCCTTATCATCTGGCGCTATGGATTCAAGAAAAGCATGGTAAAGAGTTCACACTGGTGTATGGTGCACCTAATGTGCTAGATCCTCTATTAAAGAAAGTGAGCGAAGGCTCATTCTTAGCTGTGAAAGGGGAGCCGTTACTTCCTGACGATCTAGAAAAAGAAATAAAGACAGCCCAAGCTTTTGTTCAACTCATAGATTCGTCAGGCAAGGAAATATTCTCGTATAACAGGCCTAAAGTGATACCCAATCAATACTCCGTTCAAGAGCTTGCACTACGCAGCATGTACAGTGATCGATATGGGTATCATGTTCTATCTTCTTTTGATAAGGAGACAAGGCGTACTTGGATCGTAGGAGAACCTAATATCAAAGGAACCGATCCTGGAAAAACAGTGCGGGTGCCAGAAGAGGTGAAAGTAGTTATTATCGGCTCATTCGCCATGCTTGTCGCTTTATTGATCGCGTTTGTGTTGCTTTCGTTATGGCAAGCACATCGTTTTGGTGCGCCAATGCTGCATATGCTTGTGTGGCTCGATTCCATCGGAAATGCCATTTATACAGAGCCAAAGGATCGTAAAGGGCTTCGTCGCAGTCGAACACCTGTGGGTAAATGGAGACGAAGGTACCGTGTTTTTGCTGATGTCATGGTTTCGATTGAGAAATTATCGGCAACCTTAAAGAGAGATCAAGCTATGCGGGAAGAGACGGAGAACTTGCGAGAGGAATGGATCGCGGGTGTTACTCATGATTTGAAAACCCCATTATCCTCAATAACTGGATATGCTCATTTACTCGCGGAACCCTCATATGATTGGTCGAAAGAAGAAATTCGAAAGTTTACAACAACTATGTTAGATAAATCCGCCCATATGGATATGCTGATCAGTGATCTTGCGATGACTTATCGTCTAAAGTCGGGAATCAAACCACCTGAGACCATGGAGGTTGAACTAAACGCTTGGCTGCAACAGGCACTTGAACAAGCTGCAGCTAATCCAGAATATGGTAAGCAAAGAATTGTTTTTCAACCTGCACAGTCTGAGGTTAGGGCCCAGTTGTATACTCCGTGGCTGGAAAGGGTAGTTAACAATTTAACTGCGAATGCCCTGCTTCATAATCCGCCGGATACGATTTTGACTGTCTCGCTAATTCCGAATGATAAGGACAGTGGATTTACTATTCAATTTGCTGATGACGGCAATGGAATGGATGAAGAAACAATGAATCGGCTATTTGAGCGATATTATCGAGGTACGGATACAGTAACTACCTCCAACGGTTCTGGTCTCGGCATGGCGATCTCCAAGGGATTGATCGAATGCATGGGTGGCCGGATTACTGTCGAGAGTCACCCAGGTGAAAGAACCGTTATTAAGTTAATATGGAGCTGA
- a CDS encoding GNAT family N-acetyltransferase yields MSRSKLQDRIRLGNVETKHAEQFNNLLRYVFQVTNRDLQIFGWENREITQAKLPVLKYADVLGWFDGDKLISQLAVYPFQVNIFGHIYDMGGLTGVGTYPEYANLGLMNKLMLHALTKMRDRKQSISYLFPYSIPYYRRKGWEIITDKISFEVPDTQLPKPRNVPGNVERVNIEHPDIKVIYDQFAVQHHGAMIRNELAWEEYLRWDLDDMTVGIYYNHDDLPMGYLLYWIAEEIFYIKEMVFINEEARTGLWNFISAHFSMITLVKGDIYKGEPLAFILDDGDIKETIAPYFMARIVDIHLFIEQYPFKAQDKECSLIFTLSDPMLEWNRGTFTLNVDQAGKGTLQKGGVNPSLAIDIPTLTTMLMGYKRPTYLARIGRIQSDEATIHLLEGLIRPEHPYFSDYF; encoded by the coding sequence GTGAGTCGCAGTAAGTTACAGGATCGAATCAGATTAGGCAATGTCGAAACCAAGCACGCAGAGCAATTTAATAATCTACTGCGTTATGTATTTCAAGTGACCAATCGCGATCTGCAAATCTTTGGCTGGGAAAATAGAGAAATCACTCAAGCAAAGTTGCCGGTACTCAAATATGCGGATGTTCTAGGTTGGTTTGATGGAGACAAGCTCATATCTCAGTTAGCAGTATACCCATTTCAAGTGAATATTTTTGGGCATATTTATGATATGGGTGGTCTAACCGGAGTAGGAACTTATCCCGAATATGCCAACTTGGGCTTGATGAACAAGCTAATGCTTCATGCGTTAACTAAAATGAGGGATCGTAAGCAATCGATCTCCTATCTTTTTCCGTACTCGATTCCCTATTATAGACGGAAAGGCTGGGAGATTATCACCGATAAAATCTCTTTTGAGGTTCCAGATACGCAGCTTCCCAAACCAAGAAATGTTCCAGGAAATGTGGAACGAGTAAACATTGAGCATCCAGACATCAAAGTGATCTATGATCAGTTTGCCGTGCAGCATCATGGTGCGATGATTCGTAATGAGCTAGCTTGGGAAGAATATTTGCGGTGGGATTTGGATGATATGACGGTCGGCATTTATTATAATCATGATGATTTGCCCATGGGATATTTGTTATATTGGATTGCCGAGGAGATCTTCTATATCAAAGAAATGGTATTCATTAACGAAGAGGCGAGAACAGGCTTATGGAATTTTATAAGTGCGCATTTTTCTATGATTACACTCGTCAAAGGAGACATTTATAAAGGAGAGCCTCTTGCGTTCATTTTAGATGATGGTGATATCAAGGAAACTATTGCTCCTTACTTTATGGCTCGGATTGTGGATATTCATTTATTTATTGAACAATATCCGTTTAAAGCGCAGGACAAAGAGTGTAGCCTTATTTTTACTTTGAGCGATCCGATGCTGGAATGGAACCGAGGTACATTTACCCTCAACGTGGATCAAGCGGGGAAAGGGACTTTGCAAAAAGGGGGAGTAAATCCTTCACTTGCGATTGATATTCCTACATTAACAACGATGTTAATGGGTTATAAGCGGCCAACCTACTTGGCTCGAATCGGCCGTATTCAGTCGGATGAGGCCACGATCCATTTACTTGAAGGACTGATTAGACCGGAGCATCCTTATTTCTCTGATTATTTTTAA
- a CDS encoding M23 family metallopeptidase — protein MKKSSTKIINKPGMSVKTVLAIGSLTLLLTACGGGNANMSKNEKVEQTSSSPVESNEAIFQPDDLPKLLLNGNYKDMYTHFSQPLKDEVSETELAETAKEFTKDIQALNKTAYMQLNGFDRRTWVSDAGNKGLIGMFDPDGTISLIQVQELTSSPETDKKLSKHEYALPFQGDWFVFWGGENVLVNYHYELEIQRYAYDFIQAKDNYSYKGDPLKNKSYYAFGKNILAPADGTIVSVMNDIKDNEPVGVMNPNQATGNNVVIDHGGEYSHLAHLKKGSITVKPGDKVKKGDVIGLTGNSGNTSEPHLHFQISDGVNLFNSRSIPVRWENGLKPIQGETITATE, from the coding sequence TTGAAAAAAAGCTCTACAAAAATTATCAACAAACCGGGAATGTCAGTAAAAACAGTTTTGGCGATAGGATCACTTACCTTGCTGCTGACGGCTTGTGGAGGAGGAAATGCGAATATGAGTAAAAATGAGAAAGTAGAGCAAACATCCAGTTCACCCGTTGAATCAAACGAAGCAATCTTCCAGCCAGATGATCTGCCAAAGTTATTGCTTAATGGGAACTATAAGGATATGTACACCCACTTTAGCCAGCCTTTGAAAGATGAGGTTAGTGAAACTGAGTTAGCTGAGACCGCAAAGGAATTCACGAAGGATATCCAGGCACTGAATAAAACTGCTTATATGCAGCTTAATGGATTTGATCGACGCACTTGGGTGAGTGATGCGGGTAACAAAGGGCTTATCGGAATGTTTGATCCAGATGGAACCATTTCTTTAATCCAGGTTCAGGAGCTCACGTCCTCCCCAGAGACCGACAAGAAACTAAGTAAGCACGAATACGCATTACCGTTCCAAGGCGACTGGTTTGTATTTTGGGGCGGAGAGAATGTTCTCGTAAATTATCATTATGAATTAGAGATCCAGCGTTACGCTTATGATTTCATCCAAGCCAAAGATAACTATTCATATAAAGGAGATCCGCTAAAAAACAAAAGCTATTATGCCTTTGGGAAAAATATTCTCGCTCCTGCGGATGGGACTATCGTATCGGTTATGAATGATATTAAAGATAATGAACCCGTCGGTGTCATGAATCCAAATCAGGCAACGGGGAATAACGTGGTCATTGATCACGGAGGTGAATATAGCCATCTAGCTCATCTCAAAAAAGGTTCGATTACAGTTAAGCCAGGAGATAAAGTCAAAAAAGGTGATGTTATCGGGCTGACGGGTAACTCGGGCAACACTAGTGAGCCCCATTTACATTTCCAGATCTCTGATGGAGTGAATTTGTTCAACTCTCGTTCGATCCCTGTTAGGTGGGAGAATGGATTGAAGCCGATCCAAGGCGAGACGATTACCGCTACTGAATAG
- a CDS encoding deoxyribonuclease IV has translation MSLLLGSHVSMTGPKMLLRASEEAASYGATTFLIYTGAPHNTRRKPIEALNIEAGQAHMKVNGISNIVVHAPFIVNLGNTISTQVFEHSIEFLQSEIIRTEALGSTQIVLHPGSHVGAGPQAGISRIVEGLNKVLSDKRNVQVSLETMAGKGSECGTTFEELAAIIEGVTHNERLSICLDTCHIHDAGYNVKDDFDGIMDQFDRVIGIERLKVIHVNDSKNTMGSRKDRHENIGHGYIGLRALRYVVHHPQLTTIPKLLETPSIGVKKYVNAPYKHEISLLRGETDELIKQA, from the coding sequence ATGTCTTTACTCCTAGGGTCACATGTATCCATGACTGGACCAAAGATGCTCCTTCGAGCTAGTGAAGAGGCAGCATCTTATGGAGCGACCACCTTCCTAATATATACTGGAGCACCTCATAATACACGTCGCAAACCCATTGAAGCTTTGAATATTGAAGCCGGACAAGCTCACATGAAAGTTAACGGAATTTCTAATATTGTTGTGCATGCTCCGTTTATTGTTAATTTAGGCAATACGATATCAACTCAGGTCTTTGAGCACAGTATTGAGTTTCTTCAATCAGAGATTATTAGAACAGAAGCTTTAGGCTCTACACAAATTGTCCTTCATCCCGGTTCCCATGTTGGTGCTGGACCACAGGCCGGAATCTCTCGGATCGTGGAAGGTTTGAACAAAGTGCTGTCAGATAAACGGAATGTTCAGGTTTCATTAGAAACCATGGCGGGAAAAGGTAGTGAATGCGGAACTACATTTGAGGAACTAGCAGCGATCATTGAAGGAGTTACTCATAACGAGCGCCTGTCTATTTGTTTAGATACTTGCCATATCCACGATGCTGGTTATAATGTGAAGGATGATTTTGATGGGATAATGGATCAATTTGATCGCGTAATTGGAATAGAGCGCCTAAAGGTCATTCACGTAAATGATTCAAAGAATACCATGGGCTCACGAAAAGACAGACACGAAAATATTGGACACGGATATATCGGCCTTCGGGCGCTTCGATATGTAGTCCACCATCCACAGCTAACAACCATTCCCAAGCTCCTAGAGACCCCCTCCATCGGTGTAAAGAAATATGTTAACGCACCCTATAAGCATGAGATTTCATTATTACGAGGAGAAACTGATGAGCTGATAAAACAAGCATAA
- a CDS encoding biotin/lipoyl-binding protein, with product MELGIGLTDRRRKRNIQIVFMVFMGLLLFFTIFSNTIQSLTLPKVRTEKPTTGNLLFTIEGSGILQPLAEVKLSNTSGLKVEQILVKEGQRVNKGQKLIIYESKTAEQELKDEITNLEKQKIDQQNRQDQYIQSALEEDEFKIRNARRDIEKGKLDILAQENKISGIKHRLTSEKQLLSPFDGLISKLNAVEGLTSMGEPDVIVSNSSRGYRLDIIVDSAHLSSLGISAGEKIEVEADMNHGQEARTLSGSIEEVANSESRTDSTSTNESGKTQTIAQKALRIKVVDPELKGGEQGRIKIEKHSLQEGLLLSNEAIHEDREGLFVYKVDEQRGALGNVFVAQKVRIHSSEKNEKETMIQSDILYEEDSIILESSEPLEDGNRVRLQ from the coding sequence ATGGAGTTAGGTATAGGGCTGACTGATCGTAGACGCAAACGAAATATTCAAATCGTCTTCATGGTTTTTATGGGGTTGTTATTGTTTTTCACAATATTCAGTAACACGATACAGTCTTTGACGTTGCCGAAAGTGAGAACCGAAAAACCAACAACGGGTAATCTTTTATTTACGATTGAAGGTAGTGGGATATTGCAACCACTCGCTGAAGTTAAACTTTCGAATACTTCTGGACTGAAGGTCGAACAAATTCTTGTGAAAGAAGGACAACGTGTAAATAAGGGACAAAAGCTTATTATCTATGAGAGCAAAACTGCTGAGCAAGAATTGAAAGATGAAATAACGAATTTAGAAAAGCAGAAAATTGATCAACAGAATAGGCAAGATCAGTACATCCAATCCGCGCTGGAAGAGGATGAATTCAAAATCAGAAATGCAAGACGTGATATTGAAAAAGGTAAGTTAGATATCTTAGCCCAGGAAAATAAAATTAGCGGGATAAAACATCGTCTAACAAGCGAGAAACAATTACTCTCTCCGTTCGATGGTCTGATTTCAAAACTGAATGCCGTCGAAGGGTTAACTTCAATGGGAGAACCGGATGTTATTGTATCCAACAGTAGTCGGGGTTACAGATTGGATATTATTGTGGATTCCGCGCATTTGTCTAGTTTAGGTATTTCTGCTGGAGAAAAGATAGAGGTCGAGGCTGATATGAATCATGGACAAGAAGCTCGGACCCTAAGCGGCTCCATCGAAGAAGTAGCGAATTCAGAGTCACGTACTGATAGCACCTCTACTAATGAGTCGGGGAAGACACAAACCATTGCTCAAAAGGCTCTGAGAATCAAAGTCGTTGATCCAGAACTTAAAGGAGGTGAACAGGGACGGATCAAAATCGAAAAACATTCACTCCAAGAGGGATTACTCCTATCCAATGAAGCTATTCATGAGGATCGCGAAGGTTTGTTTGTCTATAAAGTTGACGAGCAGCGGGGGGCATTAGGTAATGTCTTTGTCGCTCAAAAAGTTCGTATTCACTCCAGTGAAAAGAACGAGAAAGAAACGATGATTCAATCGGATATTCTCTATGAGGAGGATTCAATTATTCTGGAAAGTAGCGAACCTCTTGAAGACGGGAACCGAGTTCGACTGCAATAA
- a CDS encoding response regulator transcription factor produces the protein MNEASILLVDDEQSLLEIMETVLRKEGYLNIDTAVTGEEAVIACEAQKYDLIVLDVMLPGRSGIEICPFIRQTTDAPILFLTARTSDFDKLTGFAIGGDDYITKPFNPLEVVARIRAQLRRYLSAPTHFNAEKIPVTVPNKAPNVYDYGRFKLDETAGELLVDGRSVSCPALVFQLLLFLCKHPNQIFSKSELYEKVWGEEALSDDNTVMVHIHRIRERIEADPSDPKFIVNVRGLGYKLVKVERQGLSMP, from the coding sequence ATGAATGAAGCATCGATTTTACTTGTAGATGATGAACAATCGCTATTGGAGATTATGGAGACAGTGCTGCGGAAGGAAGGTTATCTGAATATTGATACAGCGGTGACAGGTGAAGAAGCTGTAATCGCCTGCGAAGCCCAAAAATATGATTTGATCGTATTGGATGTGATGCTGCCAGGACGCAGTGGAATCGAAATCTGTCCTTTTATCCGGCAGACGACGGACGCGCCCATCCTGTTTCTTACGGCTCGAACCTCTGATTTTGATAAGCTGACTGGATTTGCTATCGGTGGAGATGATTATATCACCAAGCCCTTTAATCCACTTGAAGTAGTCGCACGTATAAGAGCGCAGCTGCGGAGATACTTAAGTGCCCCCACTCATTTTAATGCTGAAAAGATCCCGGTGACCGTTCCCAATAAAGCTCCGAACGTATATGATTACGGAAGGTTTAAGCTTGATGAAACAGCAGGGGAGCTTTTGGTAGATGGCCGCTCCGTTTCTTGTCCGGCACTTGTGTTCCAATTGCTGCTGTTTCTATGTAAACATCCCAATCAAATATTCAGTAAAAGTGAATTATATGAAAAGGTTTGGGGCGAAGAAGCCTTAAGTGATGATAACACAGTCATGGTACATATTCACCGCATTAGAGAACGTATAGAAGCAGACCCGTCCGACCCGAAATTTATCGTTAACGTTAGAGGTCTTGGTTACAAGTTGGTTAAAGTAGAACGCCAAGGATTGTCTATGCCATGA
- the nhaC gene encoding Na+/H+ antiporter NhaC, whose translation MERQLSFSKSMIIIIFILALLFVSIFLLKAEPHLPLLVTTIGTAVLLGIFGFSWKKIESAIIQGIQTAIMPILILMLIGILIAVWMMSGTVPSLLYYGMDYINPNYFAVSALYVTIIVSMFTGSSFTTVSTIGVALMGIAVTTGISPTLAAGAIISGACFGDKMSPLSDTTNFAPAVAGISLFTHIRNMAYTTVPALVITTVFFLFAPKGNSIDLSSIKDIKLALQDGFQIHWLTLLSPLAVIACSIKRIPILPTLIVGIVSGLLVTALIQQQTEIDVWFNVMQNGYNSNIANETVASIVNRGGMQSMMWSVSLILIALSLGGLIQHCGVIEAFFRKLIQPLKRKSSIVLMSGASSIAVNGMTGEQYLSILLPGQMFKDEYNRRGIPAKTLSRTLEDCGTLVNPLIPWGVSGAFFAVTLGVPVIEYAPYATFLWLSPFITFAYALIPRLQKNSLGKE comes from the coding sequence ATGGAACGACAGCTTAGTTTCTCAAAAAGTATGATCATCATCATTTTTATTCTAGCACTACTATTTGTCTCCATCTTCCTGTTGAAAGCGGAGCCACATCTACCCCTTCTCGTAACTACAATAGGTACGGCCGTCTTACTAGGGATATTTGGATTCTCTTGGAAGAAGATCGAATCTGCCATTATTCAAGGGATACAAACGGCCATCATGCCGATTCTAATCCTCATGCTGATCGGAATTCTGATCGCTGTATGGATGATGAGTGGTACGGTGCCGTCGCTTTTATACTATGGTATGGATTATATTAATCCGAATTATTTTGCAGTGAGCGCGTTATATGTCACGATCATCGTCTCGATGTTTACTGGAAGCTCATTCACGACAGTAAGTACGATCGGTGTCGCCTTAATGGGAATTGCAGTAACTACGGGGATTTCTCCAACTTTGGCTGCTGGAGCGATTATCAGTGGGGCTTGCTTTGGTGATAAAATGTCGCCTCTTTCCGATACAACGAATTTTGCGCCTGCCGTGGCTGGAATATCCTTATTTACACATATTCGTAACATGGCATACACCACGGTGCCGGCGCTTGTTATAACCACTGTCTTTTTCCTGTTCGCACCAAAAGGCAATTCGATCGACTTATCCTCGATTAAGGATATCAAGCTTGCTTTGCAAGATGGATTCCAAATTCACTGGTTAACGTTGCTATCGCCGCTTGCTGTTATTGCTTGCTCTATCAAGCGGATTCCGATCCTGCCTACGCTAATCGTTGGTATTGTTAGTGGACTTCTTGTGACGGCTTTGATTCAGCAGCAGACTGAAATCGATGTCTGGTTTAATGTAATGCAGAACGGATATAACAGTAATATCGCGAATGAAACGGTTGCTTCTATCGTCAATCGTGGGGGAATGCAATCGATGATGTGGTCTGTATCTCTAATCTTGATTGCCTTATCCTTAGGTGGTTTGATTCAGCATTGCGGTGTTATTGAGGCCTTTTTCCGTAAACTCATTCAACCACTCAAGCGTAAAAGCAGCATTGTTCTTATGAGCGGAGCGTCATCCATTGCGGTAAATGGCATGACTGGTGAGCAGTATCTTTCTATCCTTTTGCCAGGTCAAATGTTCAAAGATGAATATAATCGCCGAGGCATTCCAGCGAAGACATTATCCCGTACGCTTGAGGATTGCGGAACACTGGTGAATCCATTGATTCCATGGGGTGTCAGCGGTGCGTTCTTCGCCGTGACTCTGGGTGTACCCGTTATAGAATATGCACCTTATGCAACCTTCTTATGGTTAAGTCCATTCATCACATTTGCTTATGCGTTGATTCCTAGATTGCAAAAGAACTCACTAGGTAAGGAATAA
- a CDS encoding ABC transporter substrate-binding protein — translation MIKRSIFVLLMGALIMTTACNSGGNEKVESKGETTTEEGKTILTLSLAESSAFYQALEKKFEAKYPDIDLQIKAYKEVGNEWGENGYVEYKKTTNTALLSGKGADIFDVSSFSINDYVSKKLLVNMNDIFEHDKTVNKSDLEMNVLDAMKVNDGLYFIPTGFAFRAFIGDGNMIKNSNVKIDDKNWTWKEFGEQSKEIIQQAGKDAKNKLYALTNYPPEVTLQEMSVDNYNFFVDSDAKQAKFDSPAFVELLAQVKKMYKEQVMTSEAAEIGNQLFNSIVIGSPTDFIDGPYSYFENPVYIQKPHAGQTGGMRIIPSSSLAIQANTPVKEEAYKFMTFLLSEEAQSLQDREGFSLLQSVNDKNLNDIQEKMKSGAYKLPTGRDAKVSDEEFTKFKEIIHTLDQYAELNNKVLFIIGEESSSFFSGQKSAEAVAKLIQNRVTTVLNE, via the coding sequence ATGATCAAAAGGTCTATTTTTGTACTATTAATGGGTGCTTTGATAATGACAACGGCATGTAATTCCGGAGGTAATGAGAAAGTGGAAAGCAAGGGGGAAACGACAACTGAAGAGGGAAAGACAATCTTGACTCTATCCCTAGCAGAATCGAGTGCATTCTATCAGGCGCTAGAGAAAAAGTTTGAAGCGAAATACCCGGATATCGACCTACAAATTAAGGCATATAAAGAAGTGGGAAATGAGTGGGGGGAGAATGGTTATGTAGAATATAAAAAAACAACGAATACAGCCCTACTCTCTGGAAAAGGTGCAGATATTTTTGATGTAAGCTCCTTTTCAATCAATGATTATGTGAGTAAAAAGTTGCTTGTGAACATGAATGATATATTTGAACACGATAAAACGGTAAATAAGAGTGATTTAGAAATGAATGTTTTGGACGCAATGAAGGTAAACGACGGCCTATATTTCATTCCTACCGGGTTCGCTTTTAGAGCGTTCATAGGTGATGGGAATATGATTAAGAACTCAAATGTGAAGATTGACGATAAGAATTGGACTTGGAAAGAGTTTGGGGAGCAATCGAAGGAAATTATACAACAGGCTGGGAAGGACGCTAAAAACAAACTTTATGCCCTAACGAATTACCCGCCGGAAGTCACACTGCAAGAAATGAGCGTGGATAATTATAATTTTTTTGTTGATAGTGACGCGAAACAAGCGAAGTTCGACTCTCCTGCTTTTGTGGAATTGCTGGCACAAGTCAAGAAAATGTATAAAGAACAAGTTATGACTTCGGAGGCAGCGGAGATAGGTAATCAGCTATTTAACTCCATCGTTATAGGGTCACCAACAGACTTTATCGATGGTCCATATTCTTACTTTGAAAATCCGGTGTACATTCAAAAGCCACATGCAGGTCAGACTGGTGGTATGAGAATCATTCCTTCATCTTCGCTCGCCATACAAGCCAATACTCCGGTGAAAGAAGAAGCTTATAAGTTTATGACCTTCTTGTTATCTGAAGAAGCACAGTCATTGCAAGATAGAGAAGGATTCTCTTTGCTCCAATCCGTGAACGATAAGAATTTAAACGATATTCAGGAAAAGATGAAAAGTGGAGCATATAAGCTTCCAACCGGAAGAGACGCTAAGGTTTCTGATGAAGAATTTACTAAGTTTAAAGAAATCATTCATACTCTAGATCAATATGCGGAACTGAATAATAAAGTGCTTTTTATTATTGGAGAGGAGTCCTCATCATTCTTCAGTGGACAAAAATCTGCGGAAGCTGTTGCAAAGTTGATCCAGAATCGAGTAACAACCGTTTTAAACGAATAG
- a CDS encoding SDR family oxidoreductase produces MKIAITGATGQFGSLVVEALLKSVPVEDLVVSVRNPDKASDLKAGGVEVRQGDFDKPETLDVAFAGVDRLLIVSADGDNETRIRQHKAAVAAAAKAGVGFIAYTSVGHAEKSELFLAEVHRVTEEAIRATGIPYSFLRNNWYMENEVGSIQGVVAGAPWVTSAGSGKVGWAARGDYAEAAANVLTGKGHENTVYELSGKPLTQEELTGIISDVIGKEIKVMQVDDEAYAKIMAEVGVPEAAIPIVVAIQRGIREGWLDIESSDLEKLLNGPATPLADVIRNPVNSLQA; encoded by the coding sequence ATGAAAATAGCTATAACAGGAGCAACAGGTCAATTCGGATCATTGGTAGTTGAAGCTTTACTTAAATCTGTGCCCGTAGAGGATCTTGTAGTTAGTGTTCGGAATCCAGATAAAGCAAGTGATCTTAAAGCTGGTGGAGTGGAAGTTCGTCAGGGTGACTTTGATAAGCCGGAGACACTGGATGTAGCATTTGCTGGTGTGGATCGACTGCTAATCGTATCTGCAGATGGAGATAACGAGACCCGAATTCGCCAACATAAAGCAGCTGTTGCTGCAGCCGCTAAAGCAGGTGTTGGTTTTATTGCCTACACAAGCGTAGGACATGCAGAGAAGAGTGAGCTGTTTCTAGCAGAAGTACACCGTGTAACAGAAGAAGCCATTCGAGCAACTGGAATTCCGTACAGCTTCCTTCGCAACAATTGGTATATGGAGAACGAAGTTGGATCTATTCAGGGTGTAGTAGCAGGTGCCCCATGGGTGACCTCAGCGGGTAGTGGTAAAGTTGGCTGGGCAGCGCGAGGAGATTATGCAGAAGCTGCTGCTAATGTTCTAACAGGGAAAGGACATGAGAATACTGTTTATGAACTGTCAGGCAAGCCTTTAACACAAGAAGAATTAACTGGAATTATAAGTGACGTAATCGGTAAAGAAATCAAAGTGATGCAAGTAGACGACGAAGCTTATGCGAAAATCATGGCAGAGGTTGGTGTTCCAGAAGCTGCTATTCCAATTGTTGTTGCGATTCAGCGTGGTATTCGCGAAGGATGGCTCGATATTGAAAGTAGCGATCTGGAGAAATTACTGAATGGCCCTGCCACTCCGCTAGCGGATGTCATCCGTAATCCAGTAAATAGTTTGCAAGCTTAA